Proteins found in one Falsirhodobacter algicola genomic segment:
- a CDS encoding response regulator, whose amino-acid sequence MPSDATPDLSMLIGANLPYLRRYARALTGSQSTGDAFAAATLEAILEDTAIFDEAGNPKVALFSAFHLVWASAGAPLGEPDSRLSAKAQDRMAELTPNTREALLLHAIEGFTHEEIGAIMQVEPGEASELIEIAQREMANSVRGKIMIIEDEAIIAMDIAAIVKEMGHDITGIARTRTEAVNLAARDKPDLILADIQLADNSSGIDAVNDILQQFENLPVIFITAFPERLLTGKKHEPAFLITKPYHEDQVRSAVSQAMFFSSTETLTA is encoded by the coding sequence ATGCCGTCGGACGCCACGCCAGACCTGTCGATGCTGATCGGGGCGAACCTCCCCTACTTGCGCCGTTACGCACGCGCGCTGACCGGCAGCCAGTCCACGGGCGACGCCTTCGCTGCCGCCACGCTGGAGGCCATTCTCGAAGATACCGCCATCTTCGACGAAGCCGGTAACCCCAAGGTCGCCCTGTTCAGCGCCTTCCACCTCGTCTGGGCCAGCGCCGGTGCGCCCCTTGGCGAACCCGACAGCCGCCTGTCGGCCAAGGCGCAGGACCGCATGGCGGAGCTGACGCCGAACACCCGCGAAGCGCTGCTTTTGCACGCGATCGAGGGGTTCACCCATGAAGAGATCGGCGCAATCATGCAGGTCGAGCCCGGCGAGGCTTCCGAGCTGATCGAGATCGCGCAGCGCGAGATGGCCAATTCCGTGCGCGGCAAGATCATGATCATCGAGGACGAGGCCATCATCGCGATGGACATCGCCGCCATCGTCAAAGAGATGGGGCATGACATCACCGGCATCGCCCGCACCCGCACCGAGGCCGTGAACCTCGCCGCCCGCGACAAGCCCGACCTGATCCTTGCCGACATCCAGCTTGCCGACAATTCCTCGGGGATCGACGCGGTCAACGACATCCTGCAGCAGTTCGAGAATCTGCCCGTGATCTTCATCACGGCCTTCCCCGAGCGGCTGCTGACGGGCAAGAAGCACGAGCCGGCGTTCCTGATCACCAAGCCCTATCACGAGGATCAGGTGCGATCGGCGGTCAGCCAAGCGATGTTCTTCTCCTCGACCGAGACGTTGACGGCGTAG
- a CDS encoding NepR family anti-sigma factor — translation MAKEREKPAMLHQIDENLKRVYTEALEQDVPDRFAQLLAQLREKGAKA, via the coding sequence ATGGCCAAAGAGCGCGAGAAACCCGCGATGCTTCATCAGATCGATGAGAATCTGAAACGGGTTTACACCGAAGCGCTGGAGCAGGATGTCCCGGACCGTTTCGCACAGCTGCTTGCACAGCTGCGCGAGAAGGGAGCCAAGGCATGA
- a CDS encoding efflux RND transporter periplasmic adaptor subunit, producing MKARKLWIAALVMIAALGAGGYLWLKGTEEDAAPPASYAARRGDVTLNVLASGQVESSSLVSVGARVSGEVVELAVALGQEVRQGDLIARIDSQDQENAVAQAKASLAGIEAQIASAEASLTLAEQVRARSERLSKVGSLTVETFEQAVADAAIAAATVDELRASRDDAEIAVASAEVELERTRITAPMDGTVVAIVTKEGQTVNANQSAPTIVKLADLHNMVVNAEISEADVVRVAPGQNVSFTILGAPERTFHAVVRQIEPAPSDIEDSDDISTDEAIYYNGLFDVTNEDGVLRIGMTAEVQIALQSAEGVVTLPSAALGAKGRDGRYTVQVLKDGIAEPRRIEVGLNNNVVAEITDGLEEGERVLASGAAAGLARAVRTGNGPGGGPGGGGPRGPMGL from the coding sequence ATGAAGGCACGCAAGCTGTGGATCGCCGCGCTGGTGATGATCGCCGCGCTGGGCGCGGGCGGGTATCTGTGGCTGAAGGGGACGGAAGAGGACGCAGCCCCGCCCGCAAGCTATGCCGCGCGGCGCGGGGACGTGACGCTGAACGTGCTGGCCTCGGGGCAGGTGGAAAGCTCCTCGCTCGTCAGCGTGGGGGCGCGGGTGTCGGGCGAGGTGGTGGAACTGGCCGTGGCGCTGGGCCAAGAGGTCCGGCAGGGCGATCTGATCGCCCGGATCGACAGTCAGGATCAGGAGAACGCGGTCGCGCAGGCCAAGGCCTCGCTCGCCGGGATCGAGGCGCAGATCGCTTCGGCCGAGGCGAGCCTGACGTTGGCCGAACAGGTCCGCGCCCGGTCGGAGCGTCTGTCCAAGGTCGGCAGCCTGACGGTGGAGACGTTCGAGCAGGCCGTGGCCGATGCCGCCATCGCCGCCGCCACCGTGGACGAGCTGCGCGCCAGCCGCGACGATGCCGAAATCGCCGTCGCCAGCGCCGAGGTGGAACTGGAGCGTACGCGCATCACCGCCCCGATGGATGGCACGGTGGTGGCGATCGTCACCAAGGAAGGCCAGACGGTGAACGCCAACCAATCCGCGCCGACCATCGTCAAGCTGGCCGATCTGCACAACATGGTGGTCAATGCCGAGATCTCCGAGGCGGACGTGGTCCGCGTCGCGCCGGGGCAGAATGTCAGCTTCACCATCCTCGGCGCGCCGGAGCGGACCTTCCACGCGGTGGTGCGCCAGATCGAACCCGCCCCTTCGGACATCGAGGACAGCGACGACATCTCCACCGACGAGGCGATCTATTACAACGGCCTCTTCGATGTGACGAACGAGGATGGCGTCCTGCGCATCGGCATGACCGCCGAGGTGCAGATCGCGCTGCAATCGGCCGAGGGCGTGGTGACGCTGCCTTCGGCGGCGCTGGGCGCCAAGGGGCGCGACGGGCGCTACACCGTGCAGGTGCTGAAGGACGGGATCGCCGAGCCGCGCCGCATCGAAGTCGGGCTGAACAACAACGTCGTGGCCGAGATCACGGACGGGCTGGAGGAGGGGGAGCGCGTCCTCGCCTCGGGCGCGGCGGCGGGGCTGGCGCGGGCGGTGCGGACGGGCAACGGGCCGGGCGGCGGTCCGGGCGGCGGCGGTCCCCGCGGGCCGATGGGCCTCTGA
- a CDS encoding RNA polymerase sigma factor codes for MTAEQRLPEGVRDPRDELPDHLPALRAFAISLTRNVTVADDLVQDTIVKAWTNFDKFTVGTNLRAWLFTILRNTFYSDRRKNRREVPDPEGAHAATLFVKPDHDGRMAFNEFSAAFDKLTPEHREVLILVGASGFSYEDAAGMMGVAVGTVKSRANRARARLAELLHLDEGEQVFSGNDGTTMAVMSKSGTNAA; via the coding sequence ATGACCGCTGAACAGCGTCTGCCCGAAGGCGTTCGGGACCCCCGGGATGAACTTCCCGATCACCTGCCCGCGCTTCGGGCCTTCGCCATCTCGCTCACGCGCAATGTCACCGTGGCCGATGATCTGGTGCAGGACACGATCGTGAAGGCGTGGACGAATTTCGACAAATTCACCGTGGGCACCAACCTTCGGGCGTGGTTGTTCACGATCCTGCGCAACACCTTCTATTCCGACCGGCGCAAGAATCGCCGCGAGGTGCCCGACCCCGAAGGCGCGCATGCCGCCACGCTCTTCGTGAAGCCCGACCATGACGGTCGCATGGCCTTCAACGAATTCAGCGCCGCCTTCGACAAACTGACCCCGGAACACCGCGAGGTGCTGATCCTCGTCGGGGCGTCCGGGTTCTCGTACGAGGATGCGGCGGGCATGATGGGCGTCGCCGTCGGCACGGTGAAAAGCCGCGCCAACCGCGCCCGGGCACGTCTTGCCGAACTTCTGCATCTTGACGAAGGCGAGCAGGTGTTCTCCGGTAACGACGGCACCACGATGGCCGTGATGTCGAAATCGGGAACGAATGCTGCATGA
- a CDS encoding peroxiredoxin produces MAIRINDIAPDFTAESTAGPIRFHDWMGDGYAIIFSHPRDFTPVCTTEFSAVAQLAGEFAKRNTKVIGVSVDTVDEHAKWKKDIEAVAASPADFPIIDDTSLAVSKAYDMLPAEYYAPTEGRTPAHTATVRTVYLVGPDRKVRLTLSYPMSVGRNFAEILRALDAVQATDGVPIATPANWMPGQDVIVALSLNDEQARERFGDLDIKLPYLRFARQP; encoded by the coding sequence ATGGCCATCCGCATCAACGACATCGCCCCCGATTTCACGGCCGAGTCCACCGCTGGGCCGATCCGCTTCCATGACTGGATGGGCGACGGCTATGCCATCATCTTCAGCCATCCGCGCGATTTCACCCCCGTCTGCACGACCGAATTCAGCGCAGTCGCCCAATTGGCCGGCGAATTCGCCAAGCGCAACACCAAGGTGATCGGCGTGTCCGTGGACACGGTGGACGAACATGCCAAATGGAAGAAGGACATCGAGGCCGTCGCCGCCAGCCCGGCCGATTTCCCGATCATCGACGACACCTCGCTTGCGGTGTCCAAGGCCTATGACATGCTTCCGGCCGAATACTATGCCCCCACCGAAGGGCGCACGCCCGCCCATACCGCGACGGTGCGGACGGTCTATCTGGTCGGCCCCGACCGCAAGGTGCGCCTGACGCTGTCCTATCCGATGTCGGTCGGGCGCAACTTCGCCGAGATCCTGCGCGCCCTCGATGCCGTGCAGGCGACCGACGGCGTGCCGATCGCGACCCCGGCCAACTGGATGCCCGGTCAGGACGTGATCGTCGCGCTGAGCCTGAACGACGAGCAGGCCCGCGAACGCTTCGGCGATCTGGACATCAAGCTGCCCTATCTGCGCTTCGCACGCCAACCCTGA
- a CDS encoding MGH1-like glycoside hydrolase domain-containing protein translates to MTLDMHEARRMLAAADQGDHTAAAGQPQDALISAFAVSALAETRPDRAWAELMRLLAAQWPDGMIPHLIYHQAGGAFPGSGLWVTGRPVTTSGLTALPILGTVLRRLHGQAPDPALARAALTVIDRWHGWFGTHRDPHGTGLAAIIHPWESARPAAADWDAAFARVPVEGVEAYLPAGAGPEQARAVWLIERFRSLGWETTELHDTSPFCVVDPGLNAVLIRSCDDLAALAEELNQPEIAEGNRTIAARAREAMTDLAQGGRYAPLDRITGQLIDSRSAGTVLPGWAGLPVGADHHGPVEPWAADLLGLSPPQGEDLLTAAVIAGGFHRADAPAGKTV, encoded by the coding sequence ATGACCCTAGACATGCACGAGGCGCGGCGAATGCTGGCCGCGGCGGATCAAGGCGATCACACCGCGGCGGCGGGCCAGCCGCAGGACGCGCTGATCTCGGCCTTTGCGGTATCGGCGCTGGCCGAGACGCGGCCGGACCGCGCTTGGGCCGAACTGATGCGGCTTCTGGCCGCGCAATGGCCCGACGGAATGATCCCGCACCTCATCTATCACCAAGCGGGCGGTGCCTTTCCCGGCAGCGGGCTGTGGGTGACGGGGCGGCCGGTCACGACATCGGGGCTGACGGCGCTGCCGATCCTTGGGACGGTGCTGCGGCGGCTGCACGGGCAAGCGCCCGATCCGGCCCTCGCCCGCGCGGCGCTGACCGTGATCGACCGCTGGCACGGCTGGTTCGGCACCCACCGCGATCCGCACGGCACCGGCCTTGCCGCCATCATCCATCCGTGGGAATCCGCGCGCCCCGCCGCGGCCGATTGGGATGCCGCCTTCGCCCGCGTTCCGGTCGAAGGCGTGGAAGCCTATCTTCCCGCCGGGGCCGGCCCCGAACAAGCGCGCGCGGTCTGGCTGATCGAACGCTTCCGCTCGCTTGGATGGGAAACGACGGAACTGCACGACACCTCCCCCTTCTGCGTCGTCGATCCGGGGCTGAACGCCGTGCTGATCCGCAGTTGCGACGATCTTGCCGCCCTTGCCGAAGAGTTGAACCAACCGGAGATCGCCGAGGGCAACCGCACCATCGCCGCTCGCGCCCGAGAGGCGATGACCGATCTGGCCCAAGGCGGGCGCTATGCCCCGCTGGACCGGATCACGGGGCAGCTGATCGACAGCCGCTCGGCCGGGACGGTCCTTCCGGGCTGGGCGGGCCTGCCGGTCGGCGCCGATCATCACGGCCCGGTGGAGCCGTGGGCGGCGGATCTGCTGGGCCTCTCGCCGCCGCAGGGGGAGGATCTTCTGACCGCCGCCGTGATCGCGGGAGGGTTCCACCGCGCCGACGCCCCGGCCGGGAAAACCGTCTGA
- a CDS encoding phospholipase D-like domain-containing protein — protein MFWLVWLIAITALFFVLSALAFRAWTRWAERARGHVSHVLPRTGPPTPMDALADRIGPGTGALGLTGGREAFAARLQSIRMAGRSIDLMYYIWRNDLTGSLLLAELMRAADRGVRVRLLLDDINAQGFGRTLLALNQHPGVEIRLFNPTRSRGHILRRTTEMLLGLSRFNRRMHGKMWVVDGQLAIIGGRNIGDTYFEALAGGERNSRDIDAAVTGPVLREVEGCFDSFWNLGLSLPVLTLWPKARVSPRAFRRRLYRKTRSDAARAFVARLPHGVLDRPFHTGGQARLIADPPEKAYGHRTSPWIVDRLPQILNEVDRDLRLVTPYFVPGMEGGRILTALAERGVRVEMLTNALCSTDKVVVFGAYGRYRHRLLRAGVRMFEYAPPPRSDGRRDLLHTKLFVMDGRRTLIGSVNYDMRSAFMNTELGLLLDDPALVAEMNREFERITSPAQAYQLVAAGRRHRFLVSRPGLPKEMRADPEAGPALRALSWIAGQLPIQYWL, from the coding sequence GTGTTCTGGCTGGTTTGGCTGATCGCCATCACCGCCCTGTTCTTCGTGCTGTCGGCCCTTGCGTTCCGCGCATGGACGCGCTGGGCCGAACGGGCGCGGGGCCATGTCTCGCATGTGCTGCCGCGCACCGGGCCGCCGACGCCGATGGACGCGCTGGCGGACCGGATCGGGCCGGGTACGGGGGCCTTGGGCCTGACCGGCGGGCGCGAGGCCTTTGCCGCCCGGCTGCAATCCATCCGCATGGCCGGGCGCAGCATCGATCTGATGTACTACATCTGGCGCAACGATCTGACCGGCAGCCTGCTGCTGGCCGAACTCATGCGCGCCGCCGATCGGGGGGTGCGGGTGCGCCTCCTGCTCGATGACATCAACGCGCAGGGTTTCGGGCGCACGCTTCTGGCGCTGAACCAGCATCCGGGGGTGGAAATCCGCCTCTTCAATCCCACCCGCAGCCGCGGCCACATCCTGCGCCGCACGACCGAGATGCTTCTGGGCCTGTCTCGCTTCAACCGCCGCATGCATGGCAAGATGTGGGTGGTGGATGGGCAGTTGGCCATCATCGGCGGGCGCAACATCGGCGACACCTACTTCGAGGCGCTGGCCGGAGGCGAGCGCAATTCCCGCGACATCGACGCCGCCGTGACCGGCCCCGTCCTGCGCGAGGTGGAGGGCTGCTTCGACAGCTTCTGGAACCTCGGCCTTTCGCTGCCGGTGCTGACGCTCTGGCCCAAGGCCCGCGTGTCGCCGCGCGCCTTCCGGCGCCGGCTCTATCGCAAGACGCGCTCGGATGCGGCGCGGGCCTTCGTCGCGCGTCTGCCCCATGGCGTGCTGGACCGGCCCTTCCATACGGGCGGGCAGGCGCGGCTGATCGCCGATCCGCCCGAAAAGGCCTATGGCCACCGCACCAGCCCGTGGATCGTGGACCGCCTGCCGCAGATCCTGAACGAGGTGGACCGCGATCTGCGCCTCGTCACGCCCTATTTCGTGCCCGGCATGGAAGGGGGGCGCATCCTGACGGCGCTGGCCGAACGCGGCGTGCGGGTGGAGATGCTGACGAACGCGCTCTGCTCCACCGACAAGGTGGTGGTGTTCGGGGCCTATGGCCGCTACCGCCACCGGCTGCTGCGGGCGGGGGTGCGGATGTTCGAATATGCGCCGCCGCCACGCAGCGATGGGCGCCGCGATCTGCTGCATACCAAGCTTTTCGTGATGGACGGGCGGCGGACGCTGATCGGGTCGGTCAATTACGACATGCGTTCGGCCTTCATGAACACCGAACTGGGGCTGCTGCTGGACGATCCGGCGCTGGTGGCGGAAATGAACCGCGAGTTCGAACGGATCACCAGCCCCGCGCAGGCCTACCAACTGGTCGCGGCCGGGCGCAGGCACCGCTTCCTCGTATCCCGCCCCGGTCTGCCCAAAGAAATGAGGGCCGACCCCGAGGCGGGGCCGGCCCTTCGTGCGCTGTCATGGATCGCCGGCCAGTTGCCGATCCAGTACTGGCTGTGA
- a CDS encoding endonuclease/exonuclease/phosphatase family protein, whose translation MMHDVTVASYNIHKGIGIDRRRDLARIAAVIAEMEADIVCLQEADARFGDRRGLLDLEAMRRDLGLRRVEVQGRPLSHGWHGNVMLVRDGVEIEDVQTIPLPGLEARGAVVADLSVRGAPLRAIGTHLALLGQARLRQSTVILDRIAAMSDRSTVLMGDMNEWRHGKWTLKRFLPHFPHSPTIASFPAPFPVLPLDRIMLSRGRISSFAAHVSPLSRRASDHLPVRAVLHLDEA comes from the coding sequence ATGATGCACGATGTGACGGTGGCGTCCTACAACATCCACAAGGGCATCGGGATCGACCGTCGCCGCGATCTGGCCCGCATCGCCGCCGTGATCGCCGAGATGGAGGCCGATATCGTCTGCCTTCAGGAGGCCGATGCCCGCTTCGGCGACCGCCGCGGCCTTCTGGACCTCGAGGCGATGCGCCGCGATCTGGGGCTGCGCCGCGTCGAGGTGCAGGGCCGCCCGCTGTCGCATGGCTGGCACGGCAACGTCATGCTGGTCCGCGACGGGGTGGAGATCGAGGATGTGCAGACCATCCCCCTGCCGGGGCTGGAGGCGCGGGGCGCGGTCGTGGCCGACCTTTCGGTGCGCGGGGCGCCGCTGCGGGCCATCGGCACCCATCTGGCGCTGCTGGGGCAGGCAAGGCTGCGGCAATCGACCGTCATCCTCGACCGGATCGCGGCGATGTCGGATCGCTCCACCGTGCTGATGGGCGACATGAACGAATGGCGCCACGGCAAATGGACGCTGAAACGCTTTTTGCCGCATTTCCCGCACAGCCCGACCATCGCCAGCTTCCCCGCGCCCTTCCCGGTGCTGCCGCTGGACCGCATCATGCTGAGCCGGGGGCGCATCTCCTCCTTCGCGGCGCATGTCTCGCCCCTGTCGCGCCGCGCATCGGACCATCTGCCCGTCCGCGCCGTTCTGCATCTGGACGAGGCATGA
- a CDS encoding ABC transporter ATP-binding protein, which yields MLREFFSYYRPWMTLFFVDFGCAILSGVLELAFPLAIKGFIDVLLPQGDLGLTVLAAAGLLVVYLFNSGLMAVVTYWGHMLGINIETEMRRRAFEHLQKLSFSYFDKQRTGKLVARVTRDLEEIGEVAHHGPEDLFIAVMTFVGAFVLMAMIHLDLALITALIVPATVTLVIYFGGRMTRTFRAIYARVADFNVRLEENVGGIRVVKAFANEEHEKTLFARDNTAYRDTKLAAYRVMAQTVSLNYMGMRAVQVMAMVTGAWFVLRGELSAGGFVAFLLLVGVFFRPLEKIASVIEIYPRGIAGFARYKELMDIEPEIADLPGAREAGDLTGAIRFEDLHFGYESGREILKGVSIDVRPGETLAFVGPSGAGKTTLLALVPRFYDPTAGRITIDGTDLRAMTVASLRRNIGIVSQDVFLFGGTLRENIAYGDLAATEDQIIEAARRAQLAPMIAGLPEGLDTVVGERGVMLSGGQKQRVAIARAFLKNPPILILDEATSALDTETEREIQAALDALSVGRTTLIIAHRLATIRHADRIVVMEDGRVTEMGTHAQLEASGGRYVRLSAA from the coding sequence ATGCTGCGCGAATTCTTCTCCTATTACCGCCCGTGGATGACGCTGTTCTTCGTCGATTTCGGCTGCGCCATCCTGTCGGGGGTGCTGGAACTGGCCTTCCCCCTTGCGATCAAGGGCTTCATCGACGTGCTCTTGCCGCAGGGGGATCTGGGGCTGACGGTGCTGGCGGCGGCGGGGCTGCTGGTGGTGTATCTCTTCAACTCGGGGCTGATGGCGGTCGTGACCTATTGGGGCCACATGCTGGGCATCAACATCGAAACCGAAATGCGCCGCCGTGCCTTCGAGCATCTTCAGAAACTCTCCTTCAGCTATTTCGACAAACAGCGCACGGGCAAGCTGGTGGCCCGCGTCACCCGCGATCTCGAAGAGATCGGCGAGGTTGCCCATCACGGCCCCGAGGATTTGTTCATCGCGGTGATGACCTTCGTCGGGGCCTTCGTGCTGATGGCGATGATCCATCTCGATCTGGCGCTGATCACGGCGCTGATCGTGCCCGCGACGGTGACGCTGGTGATCTATTTCGGCGGGCGCATGACGCGGACCTTCCGCGCCATCTATGCCCGCGTCGCCGATTTCAACGTGCGCCTGGAGGAGAATGTGGGCGGCATCCGCGTCGTGAAGGCCTTTGCCAACGAAGAGCATGAAAAGACGCTCTTCGCCCGCGACAACACCGCCTATCGCGACACCAAGCTCGCGGCCTACCGGGTGATGGCGCAGACCGTCTCGCTCAACTACATGGGGATGCGGGCGGTGCAGGTCATGGCGATGGTGACCGGCGCATGGTTCGTGCTGCGCGGGGAATTGTCGGCTGGCGGGTTCGTCGCCTTCCTTCTGCTGGTGGGCGTGTTCTTCCGCCCGCTGGAGAAGATCGCCTCGGTGATCGAGATCTATCCCCGCGGCATCGCCGGGTTCGCCCGCTACAAGGAGTTGATGGATATCGAGCCGGAGATCGCCGATCTGCCCGGCGCGCGGGAGGCGGGCGATCTGACCGGCGCCATCCGCTTCGAGGATCTGCATTTCGGCTACGAGAGCGGCCGCGAGATCCTGAAGGGTGTCTCCATCGACGTGCGCCCCGGCGAGACGCTGGCCTTCGTCGGCCCGTCGGGTGCGGGCAAGACGACGCTGCTGGCGCTGGTGCCGCGCTTCTATGATCCGACCGCCGGGCGCATCACCATCGACGGAACCGATCTGCGGGCGATGACGGTTGCCAGCCTGCGCCGCAATATCGGCATCGTCAGTCAGGACGTGTTCCTGTTCGGCGGCACGCTGCGCGAGAACATCGCCTATGGCGATCTGGCCGCCACCGAGGATCAGATCATCGAGGCCGCCCGCCGCGCCCAGCTTGCCCCCATGATCGCAGGCCTGCCCGAGGGGCTGGATACGGTGGTGGGCGAACGGGGCGTCATGCTGTCGGGCGGGCAGAAGCAGCGCGTGGCCATCGCCCGCGCCTTCCTGAAGAACCCGCCGATCCTCATCCTCGACGAGGCGACCTCCGCCCTCGACACCGAGACGGAGCGCGAGATTCAGGCCGCGCTCGATGCGCTGTCGGTCGGGCGCACCACGCTGATCATCGCGCACCGCCTTGCCACGATCCGCCATGCCGACCGCATCGTCGTGATGGAAGATGGCCGCGTCACCGAGATGGGCACCCATGCCCAGCTCGAGGCATCGGGCGGGCGGTATGTCCGGCTCTCGGCGGCCTGA
- a CDS encoding MacB family efflux pump subunit, whose product MEPLISLRGIRREYAAGDQRIAVLKDVDLDIGAGEMLAIVGQSGSGKSTLMNILGFLDRPNAGTYRFSGREIGALAPDDLAELRREHFGFIFQRYQLLGDLDAVGNVEVPAVYKGMARADRRDRARALLTRLGLGERLDHRPGELSGGQQQRVSVARALMNGGEVILADEPTGALDSASGAELMRLLQELHAEGHTIVIVTHDPGIAAMCERVVEMKDGRIISDSRGGVAGVPRTAPQGRRALAPGLDRLREAFVMALKAMAAHRMRSFLTMLGIIIGIASVVSVVALGSGSQQQVLASISNIGSNTIDIRNGSGFGNRDASRVRSLTAEDAAALAVQPYAAGVSPTVSSSATIRYGATEVSASVTGVGEEYFTARAFTTTAGSTFDADAVARHAQEAVIDTDGAESIFDKADPVGQVVMMGRVPVRIVGVVEASGTSFGPRSSLNLFIPYTTAMSRLSGQDYVNSISVRVSDDFEMDTAEALITQLLTTRHGKEDFFLTNTDTIREAITSTTQTLTLLIAGIAVISLFVGGVGVMNIMLVSVTERTKEIGVRIAVGARRADIVTQFLIEAVLVCLLGGILGIALALGLGRVVTLAMPDTSLIYSTTSIVVAVLSSSVIGVTFGFLPARAASRLDPVEALTRE is encoded by the coding sequence ATGGAACCGCTCATCAGCCTGCGCGGCATCCGCCGCGAATACGCCGCCGGCGATCAGCGCATCGCGGTGCTGAAGGATGTCGATCTGGATATCGGCGCGGGCGAGATGCTGGCCATCGTCGGGCAATCGGGGTCGGGGAAATCGACGCTGATGAACATCCTCGGTTTCCTCGACCGGCCGAATGCGGGCACCTACCGCTTTTCGGGGCGGGAGATCGGGGCGCTGGCCCCCGACGATCTGGCCGAATTGCGGCGCGAGCATTTCGGCTTCATCTTTCAGCGGTATCAGCTTCTGGGCGATCTGGATGCGGTGGGCAATGTGGAGGTTCCGGCCGTCTATAAGGGCATGGCGCGGGCCGACCGGCGGGACCGGGCGCGGGCGCTCCTGACCCGCCTCGGCCTTGGCGAACGTCTGGATCACCGCCCCGGAGAGCTGTCGGGCGGCCAGCAGCAGCGCGTCTCGGTCGCGCGGGCGTTGATGAACGGCGGCGAGGTGATCCTTGCGGACGAACCCACGGGCGCGCTCGACAGCGCGTCGGGGGCCGAACTGATGCGTCTCTTGCAGGAACTGCACGCCGAAGGGCACACCATCGTCATCGTCACCCACGATCCGGGCATCGCCGCCATGTGCGAACGGGTGGTGGAGATGAAGGACGGGCGCATCATCTCCGACAGCCGGGGCGGGGTGGCGGGAGTTCCCCGCACCGCGCCGCAGGGGCGCCGGGCGCTGGCACCGGGCCTCGACCGGCTGCGCGAGGCCTTCGTCATGGCGCTGAAGGCGATGGCGGCGCACCGGATGCGCAGCTTTCTGACGATGCTGGGGATCATCATCGGCATCGCCTCGGTCGTGTCGGTGGTGGCGCTGGGCTCGGGCAGTCAGCAGCAGGTGCTGGCCTCCATCTCCAACATCGGATCGAACACGATCGACATCCGCAACGGCTCGGGCTTTGGCAACCGCGACGCCAGCCGCGTCCGATCGCTCACGGCCGAGGATGCGGCCGCGCTGGCGGTGCAGCCCTATGCGGCGGGCGTTTCCCCCACGGTATCGAGCAGCGCGACCATCCGCTACGGCGCGACCGAGGTATCGGCCAGCGTGACCGGCGTCGGCGAGGAATATTTCACTGCCCGCGCCTTCACCACCACCGCCGGCAGCACCTTCGACGCCGATGCCGTCGCCCGCCACGCGCAGGAGGCGGTGATCGACACCGACGGCGCGGAATCGATCTTCGACAAGGCCGACCCGGTGGGGCAGGTGGTGATGATGGGCCGCGTGCCCGTGCGCATCGTCGGCGTGGTGGAGGCGTCGGGCACCAGCTTCGGGCCGCGCTCCTCGCTCAACCTCTTCATCCCCTACACCACGGCAATGTCGCGGCTGTCGGGGCAGGATTACGTCAACTCCATCTCGGTCCGCGTGTCGGACGATTTCGAGATGGACACCGCCGAGGCGCTGATCACCCAGCTTCTGACCACGCGGCACGGCAAGGAGGATTTCTTCCTCACGAACACCGACACGATCCGCGAGGCGATCACCTCCACCACGCAGACGCTGACGCTGCTGATCGCGGGGATCGCGGTCATCTCGCTTTTCGTGGGCGGGGTGGGGGTGATGAACATCATGCTCGTCTCCGTGACGGAACGCACGAAGGAGATCGGGGTGCGCATCGCGGTGGGCGCCCGGCGGGCCGACATCGTCACGCAGTTCCTGATCGAGGCGGTGCTCGTCTGCCTTCTGGGCGGCATCCTCGGGATCGCGCTGGCGCTCGGCCTTGGGCGGGTGGTGACGCTGGCGATGCCCGATACGAGCCTCATCTATTCCACCACATCCATCGTGGTGGCGGTGCTCTCCTCCTCGGTGATCGGGGTGACGTTCGGCTTCTTGCCGGCGCGCGCCGCATCCCGCCTCGATCCGGTGGAGGCGCTGACACGGGAATAG